The sequence GATGGTGACTGCCAGGTGTGGGGCGGCCACCTCGAGCATGGAAGCGAAGTCCTGAGGGGTGCCGATGTGTTGGTGGGCCTCCTCAAGCGCTCCAACAAACCCGGAAGCCCGACCGTCCCGGGACAACCGCGCATCAAGCTTGCGGTTGCAGAGGGTTGCCCCTGGTCCAGCCGGGCCATGCGGATGCTCCGCAGTCTGGGAATTCCCTTCGAGCAAGCCGCTCCCGAAGCAGGTTCGCTGCCCCAAATCTGGATTGAGGGGACGATGATCGGCGGATACGAGGACCTTGCTGACTGGCACGGCCAAGGAAAACTTGAGCGCTTCCGCACTGGCTCCTGACACCAGCACCTGGCAGCTCCGAACAGGGGCACGTTGTCAGCTGGTCATTGGACGCTTTCCCCCCTTCGACTACGACGCCTCCCGCGGCGGAGGGCTCGTTCTCCACTCACCAGCGGATGCTCATGGAGTACAGCAACTGCGGGTTCCTTGTGAAGGGCTGACCATTCCCCCACTCGATAGCCAGACTGCACGCCTCTTCGGGGTCCCCCTGCCACCGGGCATCAGCGTGCAGATCCAGCCAGACCGCTTGGAAGGCGTCCTGAACCCCAGCAGTGGCGAAGTCAACCTGACCTTCCGCTCTCGCTTTCGCTTCACCCTGGGACCAGCCAGTCGCCCCCTTTATCAAGCGTCCGATCTCATCGTGGAAACGGCGTTGACCAGCGGCACCAGTCATGGCCGGCGGCACCGGAGCCAGGGGCAACCACTGAATGACGAGGGCAGGGGTCGCCTGGTGGGCGTGGCCACCATTTCCCCCTGCCAAGACGGCTGGCTGAATGCCTTTCTGGGCCTTCCCGATGAAGCCCTGGCCGTCATGGATGTCCAGTTCCTCAGGCCGTGACCCCGAGCGAACGCCCCCTAGGCCAGGAGCTGAAAGCGGCCCTGCTCATCCCAGTGGTCCTGCTTGCGATCGCTTGGCTGCAGGAAGGAATCGATCAGATCCTGTTCAGAGGGCAGTGGAATTTGCCCATGCTTCCCGGCGGTTCCGCCCTAGGGATCCTGACCGCTCCCTTCAGCCACGGCGGCTGGGGACACCTGCTGGCGAACAGCACGATGTTCTTACCGCTCTCCTGGTTGGTCTGCTTCAAAAGCAAGCGCGATTACGTCGCGGTCTGGTTTGGTGTATTGATCACGACCATCCCGGTCTGGCTGTGGTGGCGCAATGGAAGCCACGGGCTTTCGGGGGTGATCTATGGATTACTCGGATATCTCTTGCTGATTGGCTGGCTTGAGCGCAGACCCCTGAGCATGCTCCTCTCCGTCAGCACCCTCGTGCTCTACGGAGGAGTCCTGCCAAGCTTGCTGCCACTGTTCACACCAGCAGGTGTGAGCTGGATCGGCCACGCAGGCGGATTTACCGGAGGACTACTCGCCGCTGCAGCGGTCTCGCGATCAAGACCATGACAGGTACCAAGCGTCGGCAATCCATACCCCAGTGGCTTGGCGTTTCCGCCCTGGTGAGCGCCATGGGCCTTGGGGCCTCAGCGCAGCCCTGGGCACCGGGCATGGAGCCGCCGCCTGTGCTCGAGCCGGCCAGCGCCAAAGAAGCCCAGAACGTGGATGCGATGCGCGAAGGGGGGCAGCGAAAGCTCTACCTCAAGGCAGCCCATGACCTGCTCCATCGCCATTGGGGCACCCAGGTCAAGCCGGAGCTGCTCTTTGCCGGCGACACGGCCAATGGCTGTGGCATCAAGCGGGTCCAGCATCCAATGGCCTTCTACTGCCCCCCGAGCAAACAGATCGCCATGGCCCTCGAGCTCCGCAGGAGCGTCAGGTCTGCCAAGGGACTCAGTGATGCCTCACTGCTCTTGCTCGATCTCGCCGTGTTAGCTCATGAATGGGGGCATCACGTCAACCGTGAGAAGGGGCTAGGTCCTTTTAGTGGCGGCATGGGACTGACCGTCAAACAAGAGGAACTTGCCGCCGACTGGCGAACCGGTGTCTTTCTCGGCTGGCTCATGAACGTTGGCGCCCTGAAGGTTGATGACTTCTCACAGACCGCGAATCTTCTGTTTGAGATGGGGGATTACGAGCGCATCTCACGCCAGCACCATGGCTACCCCAAGGACCGGTTTAGGGCGCTGACCCGGGGCTTGAGCTCCCAACTCCAACCAGGGCAATCCATTGGGGAATGGACGGTCGACACCTCCGAGACCTTCAGCCGTCGACTTCCTGAGGAGCCAGGGGATGCACCACTTGGAGCGCGCCGCTACGAGGTCCGGCGCTTTGAGATTGAACGGGGCCAACAAATTGCCACGAACCTGATCGGCGGGTTGTTGGGCGCGGCCAGCTGCGTTTGGGGCAGCCAAGACCAGTGCGTTGGGATGGCCATGCAACAGGGAAAGGGGCGTGCCCTAGGCAGCTACACCGAACGTCAACTCACTCTGTGGTGCAACAGCGGCACCTTTGACATCAGCGCCGATGATTTCGATCCACAGCCGATCGGGCGGGACGGGAAAGGTCAGGCTCCGATCCTGGCCTCGAGAGACTGCAATGACCTAGCTGCCCTCAAGCAAGAGCTCTAGGGCCAGCTTCTCCGCCAGGGCTGCATCGATGGCGCGTAAGTGGCCAAGGGCCATCACTCGATCCTGGCTGGGGAGGTGTATGAGGTCCGCGACCGCCAGTTCCAAACAACGTCGATCGAACTCGAGATTCACGCATGGGGTGCAGCGATCGGATCGAACCGTGGGGCGTGAGCACCATCCAGCGCTGGTGGTCAGATCCGCAGCTAGCCCTCTCAACCTTGCAGGGCTTTGAGCTCCTCTTCCTGACAATGCTGGAGCCAGGCCTGCTGCAGATCCACCCGGGTAATGCGGTAACCCAAGAGACGAGCCTGAAGCAACAGGGCGTTGTCATCACTGCAGTGGCACAGCAAACGCCGCAGATGCGGTCGGGCTTCCGCTTCGTCGACCAAGCGCTCGAGTTCTTGCCAGCTCATGACGCTTCACCGGGTTCCAAACCATCGCAAAGCCAGAGGCCGGAAGCCAGATGTTGGCCACGAGTCTCGCGAGCCTCCTGAGGCTCAACGGCTCCGCCTCTGTCGCGAGAAGCCCTTTGAACCTCCCGTGGTTCAGAGCAACGCTTGGCCCCTGATGGGCACATGAGACTGGTCTTTTTTGCAACGAGCTGTGTCATGCCCTTTCCCAGAACGCCGCTGATCCCTTAACAACGACTCAAGCCGCCATCGGGCGATGGGCTTCTTCGTTCAACTCACTGAAGCCATCGCAGAGCGTCAGTCCCTGCTGATGACGGGACTCGACCCCAACCCAGAGATGCTCCAGAGCTGGGCTCTGAGCCGAGGGATGGGGAATCGCTCGTTCCTCAGCCAGGCCCGCCATTGGATCAAGGCCGTCGTGGAGGAGACCAGTCCCCATGTCTGTGCCATCAAAGCCAGCCTCGGCTTCTATCAGGCCCTTGGCCCCCTTGGCCTGGAGTTGCTGCTTGAGGTGCGCGACCTGGTGCCGCGCGATCTCCCCCTCATCATTGATGCCAAGCATGGCGATCTGAATTCCTCCACGGCCTTAGCCCACTACCTGTTCAAGGACTTGGGGGTCGATGCGGTCACCCTCTCGCCCCTCGCCGGACAGGACATCGCCGCCCCGTTCTTGCTCTATCGGGACAAGGCCGTGGTGATCACCTGCCGCAGCTCCAACCCGGCGGCCAAACGAATCCAGTACCACCCCAACGACAGCGATCCACTCTTCCTCCAGATTGTTCGCGAAAGCCAACTCTGGGGAACACCCGATCAGGTCTTACTGGAAGTCGGCACCAGTGATCCGAAGGTGCTTTCACAGGTGAGGCAAGCGGCCCCAGAACGGGTCTTGATGCTCCGCTCCATCTGGAGTGAAGAGGAGCGCGTGGATGGATTGCTTGAAGCCGGCCTGAGCAATTCAGGGGACGGGCTGCTGATTCCCATGCCCCAAAACCTCCTGGTTGAAGACGACCTATCCGAACAAGCCGAGGCTCTCAAAGGTCGAATCAACCGGCGGCGCACCAGCTGGATGGAACAGCACCGTTCCGAGAAAGCCGAGACCTGCGAACTTTGGCTTGCCAACCAAACGGATGCCAAGAGCACGGCCGACCCGATGGCCGAGCTGATCGTTGAGCTCTTCGATATCGGATGCCTCCTCTTTGGCGAGTACGTCCAAGCCTCGGGAGCGGTGTTCAACTACTACATCGACCTCAGGCAAATCATTTCGGACCCAAACCTCTTCCATCGCGTGCTGCATGGCTACGCGCAACTCATGGAGGGGCTGGACTTTGACCGGATTGCGGGCATTCCCTATGGAGCTCTGCCGACCGCAACCGGGCTGGCCCTACAACTGCACAAGCCGCTGATCTATCCCCGTAAGGAAGTCAAAGCGCACGGCGCCAGACGCCTAATCGAAGGGGACTTCCAGGAGGGGAATCGCGTGATCGTTGTCGATGACATCTTGATCAGCGGAGGCAGTGTGCTGGAGGGCATTGCCAAATTGGAGCGCTCCGGCCTTGAGGTGAAAGACGTCGTTGTTTTCATCGATCACGGCGGGCAGCGCGATCAGAGTGCGCGCGAGCGGCTAAAGGCCAAGGGCTATGACTTCCACGCGGTCATGGACATTGAGCGGATCACCAAAGCCCTGCTCGACGCCGGGCGACTCACGGCTGAGCAAGCCAAGGTGCTGGGATAGATGCAGTTCTGATGAAGCAGGTGGGCAAGCTCCTGGGCACAGCGACTGGGTTCATGGCCCTGGGCGTGCTGCTGGTGAGCTGCGGGCCCCCCGCTGGGCAGGTCAGTCCTGAACGGGAGTCCGAACAAGGCCCCTCGAGGGAGGCCCAAAAGGAACGCCAGGAAGAGGAAGAACGACTCCAAACCCTGAGCACAGAAGCGGAGGATCTGTTCAACCGCGGCGAAAATGACCTGGCCTGCGAGCGGGTTCGCCAAGTCCAGGAGCTGCAGTCGGAGCTCGGCGTTGAGCCCAGCGAGCTACGCCAGGAGCAAGCCCAGGCCTGCATCACCGACTGAGATTGACCTGCACGTCACCAGCCATCGTCTCCGCTCAAGGCCTGAGCAAGACCTATCGGATTGCCGAGAAACAACCGGGTTTACGCGGAACTGTTCGTCACCTCCTGCGACGGCGCTACCGCGACCTCCATGCGGTCAAGGGCGTCAGCTTCTCGATCCAAGAAGGGGAGATGGTGGGCTTTCTGGGGCCCAATGGTGCGGGCAAAACCACCACCTTGAAAATGCTCAGCGGGCTCATTCACCCAAGCGCCGGTGAGCTACTGGTGGCGGGGTCGCAGCCCCAGCGCCGACAGGCACGATTTCTGCAGGACATCACCTTGGTGATGGGGAACAAACAGCAGCTGATCTGGGACCTACCGCCGTGGGATTCGATCCGGGTCAATGCGGCGGTTTATGGCATCCCTGATCGGGAGATGAAGCGGCGAGTCAGCGAATTAGCCGATTTATTGGAACTCGGAGAAGAACTGCATCGGCCAGTCCGCAAGCTCTCCCTTGGCCAACGGATGAAAGCTGAGCTCCTGGCTTCACTGCTTCACGAGCCGAGGGTGCTGTTCTTGGATGAGCCAACCCTGGGCTTGGACGTCACGGCGCAGGGGCGGGTTCGCGACTTTCTGGCCACCTACAACCAGCGCACAGGCGCAACAATCCTGCTC is a genomic window of Synechococcus sp. A10-1-5-1 containing:
- a CDS encoding PCC domain-containing protein codes for the protein MEPKAIHLGPGADLRKSLEALAQEELAEGFVLSVVGNLSKAAFACPGSNQPTVLSGELEIITLQGTVSPKGVHLHLSFSDGDCQVWGGHLEHGSEVLRGADVLVGLLKRSNKPGSPTVPGQPRIKLAVAEGCPWSSRAMRMLRSLGIPFEQAAPEAGSLPQIWIEGTMIGGYEDLADWHGQGKLERFRTGS
- a CDS encoding rhomboid family intramembrane serine protease, with the protein product MTPSERPLGQELKAALLIPVVLLAIAWLQEGIDQILFRGQWNLPMLPGGSALGILTAPFSHGGWGHLLANSTMFLPLSWLVCFKSKRDYVAVWFGVLITTIPVWLWWRNGSHGLSGVIYGLLGYLLLIGWLERRPLSMLLSVSTLVLYGGVLPSLLPLFTPAGVSWIGHAGGFTGGLLAAAAVSRSRP
- a CDS encoding neutral zinc metallopeptidase; this translates as MTGTKRRQSIPQWLGVSALVSAMGLGASAQPWAPGMEPPPVLEPASAKEAQNVDAMREGGQRKLYLKAAHDLLHRHWGTQVKPELLFAGDTANGCGIKRVQHPMAFYCPPSKQIAMALELRRSVRSAKGLSDASLLLLDLAVLAHEWGHHVNREKGLGPFSGGMGLTVKQEELAADWRTGVFLGWLMNVGALKVDDFSQTANLLFEMGDYERISRQHHGYPKDRFRALTRGLSSQLQPGQSIGEWTVDTSETFSRRLPEEPGDAPLGARRYEVRRFEIERGQQIATNLIGGLLGAASCVWGSQDQCVGMAMQQGKGRALGSYTERQLTLWCNSGTFDISADDFDPQPIGRDGKGQAPILASRDCNDLAALKQEL
- a CDS encoding Nif11-like leader peptide family natural product precursor, giving the protein MSWQELERLVDEAEARPHLRRLLCHCSDDNALLLQARLLGYRITRVDLQQAWLQHCQEEELKALQG
- a CDS encoding bifunctional orotidine-5'-phosphate decarboxylase/orotate phosphoribosyltransferase, encoding MGFFVQLTEAIAERQSLLMTGLDPNPEMLQSWALSRGMGNRSFLSQARHWIKAVVEETSPHVCAIKASLGFYQALGPLGLELLLEVRDLVPRDLPLIIDAKHGDLNSSTALAHYLFKDLGVDAVTLSPLAGQDIAAPFLLYRDKAVVITCRSSNPAAKRIQYHPNDSDPLFLQIVRESQLWGTPDQVLLEVGTSDPKVLSQVRQAAPERVLMLRSIWSEEERVDGLLEAGLSNSGDGLLIPMPQNLLVEDDLSEQAEALKGRINRRRTSWMEQHRSEKAETCELWLANQTDAKSTADPMAELIVELFDIGCLLFGEYVQASGAVFNYYIDLRQIISDPNLFHRVLHGYAQLMEGLDFDRIAGIPYGALPTATGLALQLHKPLIYPRKEVKAHGARRLIEGDFQEGNRVIVVDDILISGGSVLEGIAKLERSGLEVKDVVVFIDHGGQRDQSARERLKAKGYDFHAVMDIERITKALLDAGRLTAEQAKVLG
- a CDS encoding ATP-binding cassette domain-containing protein — encoded protein: MTCTSPAIVSAQGLSKTYRIAEKQPGLRGTVRHLLRRRYRDLHAVKGVSFSIQEGEMVGFLGPNGAGKTTTLKMLSGLIHPSAGELLVAGSQPQRRQARFLQDITLVMGNKQQLIWDLPPWDSIRVNAAVYGIPDREMKRRVSELADLLELGEELHRPVRKLSLGQRMKAELLASLLHEPRVLFLDEPTLGLDVTAQGRVRDFLATYNQRTGATILLTSHYMADITALCERVLLIHEGALFHDGPLDALTSKLAPHRQVRLELHQAQPRGVFEAFGTVESHQDHQVQLLVPRDQLTETVAALLTRFEVLDLEVSDPPIEELMRSLFQQAGRT